One window of the Montipora foliosa isolate CH-2021 chromosome 4, ASM3666993v2, whole genome shotgun sequence genome contains the following:
- the LOC138000944 gene encoding uncharacterized protein, which yields MDKQLADLEGKITTLHFSVKKRDEILQKDDRVALERHKTSLESMATAVTTLKESIEEKKFTEGENEEKIQEWAADVEAAVDKADTCMRQLADKIEQIDHHVRHEAALFEHKRAIALEKEKIQQQQEAVEQAHAEELAFEKKKLELQQAQKSTETTGATREVAKMPKLVITKFDGTPQDWMRFWGQFETQIDKSSIPDVTKFSYLKELLVTKVRNLIDGLPFTGDGYQRAKDLLARRYGKTSEVVGTYVRNILELPTIRERDVKKIHEFYEVLLFNIESLQTLQSLNKLDAAVRFTFDKLGIIKNELAMMDGNWSEWSFIQFLEALEKWTINNPISEAQRPKVVAIPNNKREKTRAFYAKRDDGNQTTARGCLFCERSDHKAIDCDKIVSVEQRKKIFLDKRLCFNCTGSRHRAEDCRSKSTCQNCHARHHTSLCERVQAREPGMTANNIGNTAVIHPVVVVKIGGYKFRALLDGGASHSYASSTAIDLINARPKSTGLRQISMLTGITTRTMQVFGVVIGSVQDEFKLEVDITKVNKRELLVLENPRYKEILEANSHLNGVRMDDDDTKDRLPVHIILGANDFAKIRTGERLRVGRRGDPVAEFTRFGWTIMSPGADRELSTAYLAINSNADYERLCTLDVLGLADSSTGDQGGDVYEEFKEQFDLQKDGTKLDFLGRETVLRYQTTEMEVYAD from the coding sequence ATGGATAAACAACTAGCAGACTTGGAAGGCAAGATCACAACGTTACACTTTAGTGTGAAGAAGAGGGACGAAATCCTGCAAAAAGATGACCGTGTGGCTTTGGAGAGGCACAAAACTTCGCTCGAGAGCATGGCGACCGCAGTGACCACCCTAAAGGAATCGATAGAAGAGAAAAAGTTTACAGAAGGTGAGAACGAGGAAAAAATACAAGAATGGGCAGCAGATGTCGAAGCAGCAGTTGACAAAGCGGATACATGTATGCGTCAGTTGGCTGACAAAATAGAGCAAATCGATCACCATGTGAGGCATGAAGCCGCTCTTTTCGAGCACAAGCGAGCCATCGCATTGGAGAAAGAGAAGATACAGCAACAACAAGAGGCTGTAGAACAAGCTCACGCCGAAGAATTAGCATTTGAGAAGAAAAAGCTCGAGTTACAACAAGCTCAAAAGTCAACTGAAACCACAGGAGCGACTAGGGAAGTTGCGAAAATGCCGAAGCTTGTGATAACTAAATTCGATGGAACGCCTCAAGACTGGATGCGTTTCTGGGGTCAGTTCGAGACCCAAATCGACAAGTCATCTATCCCTGACGTTACGAAATTTTCGTATCTGAAAGAGTTATTGGTCACAAAGGTCCGAAATCTGATCGATGGACTTCCGTTCACAGGAGATGGTTATCAAAGGGCCAAAGATCTTCTTGCGAGACGATATGGGAAAACCAGTGAAGTTGTGGGAACGTATGTTCGGAACATATTGGAGTTGCCTACAATCAGAGAGAGGGATGTGAAGAAAATTCATGAATTCTATGAGGTGCTGTTATTTAACATCGAATCACTACAAACATTGCAAAGCCTAAACAAACTTGACGCCGCTGTGAGGTTTACATTTGACAAGCTGGGAATCATTAAGAACGAGCTTGCGATGATGGACGGAAATTGGAGCGAGTGGTCCTTTATACAATTCCTAGAAGCGTTGGAGAAGTGGACGATCAATAATCCAATCTCAGAAGCTCAAAGACCCAAGGTCGTAGCGATTCctaacaacaagagagaaaaaacaagAGCATTTTATGCAAAACGTGATGATGGGAACCAGACGACCGCCCGTGGATGTTTATTCTGTGAACGCTCCGATCACAAAGCTATTGACTGTGACAAAATCGTGAGTGTcgaacaaagaaagaagattTTCCTAGATAAAAGACTGTGTTTTAACTGCACGGGATCTAGACACCGAGCCGAAGATTGTAGGAGCAAATCCACGTGTCAAAATTGTCACGCAAGGCATCACACGTCACTATGCGAGAGAGTCCAAGCACGCGAGCCGGGGATGACAGCAAATAACATCGGAAACACAGCAGTGATTCACCCAGTCGTAGTTGTAAAAATTGGCGGTTACAAATTCAGAGCCTTATTAGACGGTGGCGCGAGCCATTCATACGCTTCATCGACCGCGATTGATTTAATCAATGCACGGCCAAAGTCTACTGGACTAAGGCAGATATCCATGCTTACCGGAATCACTACGAGAACGATGCAAGTGTTTGGTGTGGTCATTGGTTCTGTACAAGATGAGTTCAAGCTGGAAGTTGATATTACGAAAGTCAACAAGCGAGAGTTATTGGTTTTGGAGAACCCACGTTACAAGGAAATACTTGAGGCGAATTCTCATCTCAACGGGGTGCGAATGGATGATGACGACACTAAAGACAGGCTACCCGTACACATCATACTGGGCGCGAATGATTTTGCGAAGATTCGCACTGGAGAGCGTTTGAGAGTGGGTCGCCGTGGAGATCCAGTTGCCGAGTTCACCCGTTTTGGATGGACAATCATGTCGCCTGGAGCTGACAGGGAGTTGTCAACTGCTTATCTAGCCATTAATTCGAACGCAGATTACGAGAGGTTGTGCACACTTGATGTCCTTGGTCTGGCAGACTCTTCAACCGGAGATCAAGGTGGTGACGTTTACGAAGAATTCAAAGAACAGTTCGATCTTCAGAAGGATGGTACGAAACTGGACTTCCTTGGAAGGGAAACTGTCCTCCGTTACCAAACAACCGAGATGGAAGTTTACGCAGATTGA
- the LOC138000945 gene encoding uncharacterized protein, with protein MLDDYDAVIREQHRGGVVEPAPAEVTGREFYLPHRAVVRRSAETTKLRVVYDASARAQEKAPSLNECLHAGPPLHNKLWSVIVRNRFHPVAITGDIRRAFLQVRIRETERDSLRFHWTADKTGKQVETLGFTRVVFGLAPSPFLLNGVTQQHLENMQSRCPDSVNEIRRSLYVDDLISGGPTSEKAKRLKREATEIFANAKFELHKWHSNEKQLETSCEDYEPSFAKEQLENGTTAGECKLLGLGWDKVEDTLHVSSPELPAEETKRGILANLAKVYDPLGIASPVKLEGKVL; from the coding sequence ATGCTCGACGACTATGACGCTGTGATCAGAGAGCAACATCGAGGAGGCGTAGTAGAGCCAGCACCTGCTGAGGTAACTGGAAGAGAGTTTTATCTACCCCATCGTGCTGTCGTGCGTCGGAGTGCTGAGACGACGAAGCTGCGAGTCGTGTACGACGCGTCAGCCCGTGCGCAAGAGAAAGCACCATCGCTGAACGAATGCCTACATGCTGGACCTCCGCTACATAATAAGCTGTGGAGTGTCATTGTTCGTAACCGTTTTCATCCTGTGGCAATCACTGGTGACATTCGCCGTGCATTCCTACAAGTGCGGATACGAGAAACCGAGAGAGATTCCTTGAGATTCCACTGGACCGCTGACAAGACAGGAAAACAGGTAGAAACTCTGGGTTTTACCAGAGTGGTGTTTGGCCTCGCCCCTTCACCGTTCCTTCTCAATGGGGTGACTCAACAGCACTTGGAGAACATGCAGTCCAGATGTCCTGATAGTGTGAATGAGATACGCAGAAGTCTGTACGTGGATGACCTGATTTCGGGAGGACCTACTTCAGAGAAAGCAAAACGTTTAAAGCGTGAAGCTACCGAGATTTTCGCCAATGCTAAATTCGAACTGCACAAGTGGCATTCAAACGAAAAGCAACTAGAGACATCCTGTGAAGATTACGAACCATCATTCGCCAAGGAGCAGTTAGAGAATGGAACAACAGCTGGAGAGTGTAAACTACTTGGACTTGGTTGGGACAAGGTTGAAGATACCCTGCATGTGAGCTCTCCTGAACTTCCAGCCGAAGAGACAAAGCGTGGTATCCTGGCTAATTTGGCGAAAGTCTACGACCCGCTTGGAATTGCGTCACCAGTCAAGCTCGAGGGAAAAGTTCTCTAA
- the LOC138000946 gene encoding uncharacterized protein, protein MVVNLASNVRQALEGLPLATTLHCWLDSSVALHWMEDRGKYRQFVSNRVKKIQTHPNVLWHHVPSADNPADLGSRGGSVTGAQLWWNGPTWLTDPANWPPEVVTKPSPESLAERKVQQELFAVGVEGKSDLEVVLEKFDLRKALRIGAWIARFLRNSRNSTNKAKGPLSTAEVKRHETFLVKRAQQQGFNNVSFEQDQEQLNLQPNEEGLLECRGRSQGEYPVYLQDTALLATTRGVFLELLPNLETGEFIKSLKHFIARRGRPSRVYSDNGQTFVAAAKWLKKVQKDEELHSFLSNQSII, encoded by the coding sequence ATGGTAGTGAATTTGGCCAGCAATGTACGCCAAGCATTGGAAGGACTTCCTCTTGCGACTACTCTTCATTGCTGGCTAGACAGCTCAGTAGCCTTACATTGGATGGAAGATCGGGGAAAATATCGTCAGTTCGTCTCGAATCGCGTAAAGAAGATTCAGACTCACCCAAACGTGCTATGGCATCATGTTCCATCAGCAGACAATCCAGCCGACCTAGGAAGTCGCGGTGGTAGTGTAACTGGAGCGCAGCTGTGGTGGAATGGACCCACCTGGCTTACAGATCCAGCCAATTGGCCACCTGAAGTCGTAACAAAACCTTCCCCAGAGAGTTTAGCAGAAAGAAAGGTGCAACAAGAGTTATTCGCAGTGGGAGTAGAAGGCAAGAGTGACCTCGAAGTCGTCCTTGAGAAGTTTGACTTGCGCAAAGCATTGAGAATTGGTGCTTGGATAGCGAGATTCTTGCGCAATTCTCGGAACTCCACCAATAAAGCCAAAGGACCACTGAGCACAGCCGAGGTAAAGAGGCATGAGACGTTCTTGGTCAAGAGGGCCCAGCAGCAAGGATTCAACAACGTCAGTTTCGAGCAAGACCAAGAGCAGCTGAACCTGCAACCGAATGAAGAGGGTTTGCTCGAATGCCGAGGACGTAGCCAAGGCGAGTATCCTGTGTACCTGCAGGACACAGCTTTACTTGCGACGACCCGCGGAGTGTTTTTAGAGTTACTGCCGAATTTGGAGACCGGGGAGTTCATTAAGAGCCTAAAGCACTTCATTGCCAGAAGAGGACGGCCATCAAGGGTCTACTCAGACAACGGTCAGACGTTTGTCGCTGCCGCCAAGTGGTTAAAGAAGGTACAGAAGGATGAAGAGCTTCATTCGTTTCTTAGCAACCAGTCCATCATTTGA
- the LOC138000947 gene encoding uncharacterized protein, with amino-acid sequence MKLAFYKTVGQGLGILNWEELSKVILDIEVTMNNRPLCYQEEDVQLPTLTPNAMLFLKSNILPELQPSHLEERDLRKRAKFLQKTKNAMWNPGTAEYLRALRERHRLKLGDKRCSLAVGDVVIINSSERNRNSWPLGIVESLIEGRYGVVRGARLRAGRSHIERPIQHLYPLELSCNRDGVRGTTTTLDPGAPALRPRRDAAVAAELRVQDIAQEDQLE; translated from the coding sequence ATGAAATTAGCATTTTACAAGACAGTTGGCCAAGGCCTAGGGATACTAAACTGGGAGGAGTTAAGCAAAGTTATCCTGGATATTGAAGTCACCATGAACAACCGTCCCTTGTGTTACCAGGAGGAGGATGTCCAGCTCCCTACACTGACGCCAAACGCGATGCTATTTCTCAAATCCAATATCTTGCCAGAGTTACAGCCTTCCCATCTGGAAGAAAGAGATTTGAGGAAGCGCGCCAAGTTCCTACAGAAAACTAAGAATGCGATGTGGAATCCAGGGACAGCTGAGTACCTGCGTGCGTTACGCGAACGTCACCGCCTTAAACTCGGAGACAAGCGGTGTTCTCTTGCTGTTGGAGACGTAGTTATTATCAACTCGTCCGAACGGAACAGAAATAGCTGGCCACTTGGAATTGTTGAAAGCCTGATTGAAGGAAGGTATGGAGTAGTTCGTGGTGCGAGATTGCGAGCCGGCCGATCCCACATCGAACGCCCTATTCAGCACCTGTATCCCCTGGAACTGTCGTGCAACAGGGATGGTGTAAGAGGAACTACAACAACACTTGACCCTGGAGCACCAGCGTTAAGACCCAGACGAGATGCAGCAGTCGCCGCCGAGCTTCGAGTGCAAGATATAGCCCAGGAGGATCAGTTGGAATGA